In a single window of the Lineus longissimus chromosome 4, tnLinLong1.2, whole genome shotgun sequence genome:
- the LOC135486014 gene encoding uncharacterized protein LOC135486014 isoform X2, translated as MPDQKRTRKRLRVTLPPRNTQEAASSSTSTKEKADAADSAATCTGTSDAPERAATNCTSPAKEKSPQSDRSGASSPEQNCAICLGKLENKSFTDSCLHMFCFVCLLEWSKVKPVCPLCQQQFKRIIHNVRSIEDFEEYEIPLEQPTWENPGGARFRYRTTQTHNRLFQRFERNFANMLRPVPATSVTTRSQWRFRRQNATADFRRRVYQNHMWVQPHTTGRVRSTSAEFYTQNPATTHRLIPWLNRELLALLNNQEQVHFLLELIIDLTKRFDIQSQDFLTHIQPYIGDRTEHFIHEFYQFACSPHDMVMYDEEATYNQPEIVDDNSSDSDDSDVMVISQTDILPNVSTLHNYAVPSGGGHQRHVNQGRREPPAERRGGGDFPDITPLLLQDVHNFLSMADSVTGGTGRGNRRYGLGDEPGTAHSGWESPTPGTSWLAPSQPDFSLLMSDVPLDFTMSRNNSTAETADNVPTQESDGNDSDLEIIGYEKPKAERTPPTPILISSDSDESIDVVATHQKKKKHKKSSRHDRHGKREGDRRRSRSGSRRRHRSRSRHSREESRRRSRSRSQHRPSLWQGRESSREQNENRHERLQSLVRPVGIALDIHRKSSVTGKRGHYHWEFSSPGDPRNPEMYSTHRFHGRRQDGRHSSSETSTTERPVEGTRGHRTNPHSWIRSHSSPHSHSSNHSHSSQKLSHRRSISASRGGSVEVIEKSSRKRSHKKHKKNKKHKKHKRARRLDDSDGFEIVGEPNKLGELKSVNQNEEHSADASSSSGAKCKKHPTGHKSTKKSSAGITSQIGAYVDVRSEESQKNHEGASKTTSKPCVTAPRTGPESVVLDLNCGGSGVQHATHSASGDVPVHQSSNDHPLFPIMNSSQNSSLGEGGGNDPTGNAPDFASPCPVRPTRTIMSKWDKPENSDSTTCDEPGPYSEKVTSPLSCSLVDHCSSYADVSMESEKGKTANEDCAENYQEIGVSCQDLNADRLQSVVTFKQTCINQLTEKLVGEESLFLNGCSVDSGCADKVLNTTFDSSAVMSGSEKAAVGYATNSDILDSGYSSARDKSRVLTSLTLKFRNGEWQNEKLGEKQNSLVDNSDRLSKCLENRSCATDLFNNTSSSDLKNPPEPKSLDSVSWQIQSENSLNVPMETSQVRMPSKSVADSDYRGVAPSTSKDYQENNFQVQNEISDISSVCSDNSSQEIPQNSRNQASLDHAGSSVVGNHTGRRSRKDVHKRHEEMFSEDSYSDSDTYDSETYSGSSSGVECTSVSVSTKKNVRYDSNAFTASKKTSVTVDEVVTIGDSESEVECTGFVQQPTPRSTTGSTVDVVGINSSESDSDVEIMSHHINFSKTNHVDKSFNFSSDSQSRDLDTSNLSMNMDHLRSHDRNTSDINVTDFSASEQGLSPWENVQEPIIDVEIVTSGNETVDTDATEIDVVNAKNSNAKKARCETSMSDSDSDQLEIVVDTSPSFKKSLAYMDDSFSAMISSPDLEFECSTSKQGDDSETGLVLSSKSDSWLISGQNDYNKANHATCSSFLGCSDSDESVSISVTSDKHDLDHVSSVESVEQLGCNSEIDISTTETTWNESHTKHTDSSGSPKGSPWISKTSVGHAVVEDNLVGQTSQDFTPVSEKLDVGLKAISTLPHSFSIDFPSGVNEKDLPDGSTSEDQTVASDSSFNSDQFVEELCLDMNSSSTSLHPEPNSFNFRNLPEIAKESPLTANSDCVTTMNTSQDQDTLQNNSDGSLSLVCRDSEMTEDRCDELQNQSESNPSENANDTETDLGSESYNGDSTSDCVVSEFLLPIGEAVSDSNSSSVSRSDVDENCGHGSEMAENSCNELKDQSNLNENEDISSSESDLGAASCDGDSPSDHAVSDFLMPVNEDVSDSS; from the exons ATGCCTGATCAAAAAAGAACCAGAAAACGACTGCGTGTGACCCTTCCTCCAAGGAACACCCAAGAAGCTGCTTCCTCCAGCACTAGCACAAAAGAGAAGGCCGATGCAGCAGATTcagcagctacatgtacaggGACTTCTGATGCACCTGAGAGAGCTGCCACAAACTGTACCAGCCCAGCAAAAGAGAAAAGTCCACAGTCGGACCGCTCGGGGGCAAGTAGCCCTGAGCAGAACTGTGCAATATGCCTGGGAAAACTGGAAAACAAGTCTTTCACCGATAGTTGCTTgcacatgttttgttttgtttgtcttCTGGAGTGGTCTAAAGTGAAACCTGTCTGCCCTCTTTGCCAGCAACAGTTCAAGCGCATCATTCATAATGTACGTTCTATTGAAGACTTTGAAGAATATGAAATTCCACTGGAGCAACCAACTTGGGAAAATCCTGGGGGAGCCAGGTTTAGATATCGTACAACACAGACTCACAACAGACTGTTCCAAAGATTTGAAAGAAACTTTGCTAATATGCTACGTCCTGTGCCAGCAACTTCTGTTACAACACGTTCCCAGTGGAGGTTTCGGAGACAAAATGCAACTGCAGATTTCCGTCGAAGAGTCTACCAGAACCATATGTGGGTGCAGCCCCATACAACTGGAAG GGTGCGATCTACCTCAGCAGAGTTCTACACCCAGAATCCAGCTACTACCCATCGTTTGATTCCATGGTTGAACCGAGAGCTCCTGGCTTTGCTGAACAACCAAGAACAGGTTCACTTTCTCCTTGAACTAATCATTGACCTCACCAAACGGTTTGATATTCAGAGTCAGGATTTCCTAACGCACATTCAGCCTTACATCGGTGACAGAACTGAACATTTTATTCATGAATTCTACCAATTTGCATGCTCTCCCCATGACATGGTGATGTATGATGAAGAGGCGACCTACAATCAGCCTGAAATTGTCGATGACAActcaagtgatagtgacgatagcGATGTGATGGTTATCTCACAAACAGACATCTTGCCGAATGTGTCTACTCTACATAATTATGCAGTGCCCTCTGGTGGTGGACATCAGAGGCATGTCAATCAAGGAAGGCGTGAGCCACCAGCAGAAAGACGGGGTGGTGGGGACTTTCCAGACATTACACCATTACTCTTACAGGACGTCCATAACTTCCTTTCCATGGCTGATTCGGTCACTGGTGGCACTGGTAGAGGTAACCGTCGCTATGGATTGGGCGATGAACCAGGCACGGCTCATTCTGGATGGGAATCGCCGACACCAGGCACATCATGGTTGGCACCGAGTCAACCAGATTTTTCTCTGCTCATGAGTGACGTGCCTTTAGATTTTACTATGTCAAGAAATAATAGTACTGCAGAGACTGCTGATAATGTTCCAACTCAAGAGTCTGATGGAAATGATAGTGATCTTGAGATTATTGGGTATGAAAAACCTAAAGCTGAACGTACACCGCCTACCCCTATTCTCATATCATCTGATTCAGATGAAAGCATTGATGTTGTGGCAACACaccagaaaaagaagaaacacaAGAAATCTTCccgtcatgatcgtcatggcAAACGTGAAGGTGACaggagaaggtcaaggtcagggaGTCGTCGGAGGCACCGGTCAAGGTCGCGTCATTCAAGAGAGGAATCGCggaggaggtcaaggtcacggtcACAACATCGGCCAAGTCTATGGCAGGGACGAGAGAGTTCTCGTGAACAGAATGAGAACAGACATGAGAGATTACAGTCTTTGGTCAGACCAGTTGGTATTGCCTTGGACATTCACAGAAAATCATCGGTAACTGGTAAGCGTGGCCACTATCATTGGGAGTTTTCAAGCCCTGGTGACCCAAGGAATCCTGAAATGTACTCTACACATAGGTTTCACGGTCGCAGACAAGATGGTCGTCACTCAAGTTCTGAGACTTCCACCACTGAAAGGCCTGTAGAGGGCACCCGAGGTCATCGCACTAATCCTCACTCATGGATTCGTTCTCATTCGAGCCCTCATTCTCACTCTAGCAATCATTCTCACTCGAGTCAAAAACTTTCCCATAGAAGGTCAATTAGTGCAAGTCGTGGAGGAAGTGTTGAAGTAATTGAAAAAAGCTCAAGGAAAAGAAGTCATAAAAAACataagaaaaacaaaaaacataagaaacacaaaCGAGCAAGGCGTTTGGATGATTCCGATGGGTTTGAGATAGTCGGTGAACCTAACAAGCTTGGAGAGTTGAAATCTGTTAATCAAAATGAGGAACACAGTGCTGATGCAAGTTCTAGCTCTGGGGCAAAATGCAAGAAACACCCTACAGGTCATAAAAGTACAAAAAAATCATCTGCTGGGATCACAAGTCAGATTGGTGCTTATGTTGATGTGAGAAGTGAAGAAAGTCAAAAGAATCATGAGGGTGCTTCTAAAACAACTTCAAAACCATGCGTTACAGCTCCTAGAACAGGTCCTGAATCTGTTGTGCTTGATTTGAATTGTGGGGGTTCTGGTGTTCAACATGCAACCCATTCAGCAAGTGGGGATGTTCCAGTTCATCAGAGTTCTAATGATCATCCGCTTTTCCCAATAATGAACTCTTCACAAAACAGTAGCCTTGGGGAAGGTGGTGGCAATGATCCTACAGGAAATGCACCAGATTTTGCCTCTCCATGTCCAGTAAGACCCACAAGAACTATCATGTCTAAATGGGATAAACCTGAAAACTCAGATTCAACAACTTGTGATGAACCAGGCCCATATTCAGAAAAAGTAACTTCACCTCTTTCATGTTCCTTGGTTGACCATTGTTCTTCCTATGCTGATGTGAGCATGGAAAGTGAAAAGGGAAAGACTGCCAATGAAGATTGTGCTGAAAACTACCAAGAAATTGGTGTATCTTGTCAGGATTTAAATGCAGACCGTCTTCAAAGTGTTGTCACCTTTAAGCAGACGTGTATCAATCAGTTAACTGAGAAGTTAGTAGGTGAGGAGAGCCTGTTTTTGAATGGGTGCTCTGTGGACAGTGGATGTGCAGACAAAGTTCTCAATACCACATTTGATAGTTCTGCAGTTATGAGCGGTTCCGAGAAAGCAGCTGTCGGATATGCTACAAATAGTGATATCTTGGATTCAGGATATTCAAGTGCTCGGGATAAATCACGTGTGCTCACAAGTCTGACTCTAAAATTCAGAAATGGCGAGTGGCAAAATGAGAAACTGGGTGAAAAACAAAACAGTTTGGTAGATAACAGTGACAGGCTTAGTAAATGCCTTGAGAATCGTAGTTGTGCAACTGATCTATTCAATAACACATCTAGCTCAGATTTAAAGAATCCACCCGAGCCAAAATCATTGGACAGTGTGTCTTGGCAGATAC AGTCAGAGAATAGTCTAAATGTTCCAATGGAGACTAGCCAAGTTAGAATGCCTTCCAAATCGGTTGCAGATTCAGATTATCGTGGGGTTGCCCCAAGTACGAGTAAGGACTACCAAGAAAACAATTTTCAAGTGCAGAATGAAATAAGCGACATTTCTTCAGTTTGTTCTGACAATTCTAGCCAGGAAATTCCACAGAACAGTAGGAATCAAGCTTCACTAGATCATGCAGGTTCTTCAGTGGTTGGTAACCATACAGGCCGCAGGTCTAGAAAGGACGTTCATAAGAGACATGAAGAGATGTTCTCTGAAGACTCATATTCTGATTCAGACACATATGATTCAGAAACATACTCGGGTTCCTCTTCAGGTGTTGAATGTACTTCTGTATCTGTTTCAACAAAAAAGAATGTCAGGTATGACTCGAATGCCTTTACCGCAAGTAAGAAAACTTCAGTTACAGTAGACGAAGTGGTCACGATTGGTGACTCTGAGTCAGAGGTTGAATGTACTGGTTTTGTGCAACAACCTACACCACGAAGCACTACTGGTTCCACTGTTGATGTTGTTGGAATAAACTCTTCTGAATCTGACTCTGATGTCGAGATCATGAGTCATCACATCAACTTCTCCAAGACAAATCATGTGGACAAGTCGTTTAACTTTAGTTCTGACTCTCAGTCTCGTGACTTGGATACCTCCAACCTTAGCATGAACATGGATCACTTGCGGAGTCATGATCGAAATACGAGTGATATAAACGTTACAGATTTTAGTGCCAGTGAGCAAGGGCTTAGTCCATGGGAAAATGTCCAAGAGCCAATCATTGATGTGGAAATTGTCACTTCAGGAAACGAGACAGTTGATACGGATGCCACTGAAATTGATGTGGTTAATGCTAAGAATAGCAATGCTAAAAAAGCGAGATGTGAAACATCAATGTCGGATTCTGATTCAGATCAATTGGAAATAGTTGTTGATACTAGTCCATCTTTTAAGAAGAGCCTTGCATACATGGATGACTCATTCTCTGCCATGATATCAAGCCCTGATCTTGAATTCGAATGCAGTACATCAAAACAAGGAGATGATAGTGAAACCGGGTTGGTCCTGTCTTCAAAATCTGATTCTTGGTTGATTTCAGGCCAGAATGATTACAACAAAGCTAATCATGCTACATGCAGTAGCTTTTTGGGTTGTTCAGATTCAGATGAATCGGTGTCGATTTCTGTAACCAGTGATAAGCATGACCTGGATCATGTCAGTAGTGTTGAGTCAGTCGAACAACTGGGTTGTAACAGTGAGATTGATATAAGCACAACAGAAACAACTTGGAATGAAAGTCACACAAAGCACACTGACAGTTCGGGCTCACCAAAAGGGTCTCCGTGGATCTCCAAAACCAGTGTCGGTCATGCGGTAGTAGAGGATAATTTGGTTGGTCAGACATCGCAGGACTTTACACCAGTATCTGAAAAGCTTGATGTGGGATTAAAAGCGATAAGTACACTGCCACATTCCTTCTCCATTGACTTCCCAAGTGGGGTGAATGAGAAAGATTTGCCTGATGGAAGCACGAGTGAAGACCAGACAGTGGCATCTGATTCGAGTTTCAATTCTGATCAATTTGTTGAGGAGCTTTGTCTTGACATGAACTCCAGTTCAACTTCCTTGCATCCAGAGCCAAACAGTTTCAATTTCAGAAATTTACCAGAAATAGCCAAGGAAAGTCCCTTGACGGCGAATTCAGATtgtgttactaccatgaatacGAGCCAAGATCAGGATACTCTGCAAAATAATTCTGATGGTTCCTTGTCTTTAGTTTGTAGAGACAGTGAAATGACTGAAGATCGTTGTGATGAATTGCAGAATCAATCCGAGTCAAATCCGAGTGAAAACGCAAATGATACTGAGACTGACCTTGGCTCTGAGTCATATAATGGAGACTCAACATCTGATTGCGTGGTGTCTGAGTTTCTCTTGCCAATCGGTGAGGCCGTCAGTGACtctaattcatcaagtgtatcTAGGTCAGATGTAGATGAGAACTGTGGGCATGGCAGTGAAATGGCTGAAAATAGTTGTAATGAATTGAAAGATCAGTCAAATCTGAACGAAAATGAAGACATATCAAGTTCTGAAAGTGACCTTGGTGCTGCGTCATGTGATGGGGACTCTCCATCTGACCATGCAGTGTCAGACTTTCTCATGCCAGTAAATGAGGATGTCAGTGACTCTTCATGA